ACAAAAAacaaggtttaaaaaaatacagttcaACAATATCTAGGGCATGCTCTCCTTTTAATATAGATCTAGTCAATGTTTGGTTTGCATTGTGTGGTGGTTTCATGGTGTGATGGTCAGCACTCTGGACTTTGAATCCAGTGATCCGAGTTAAAAAGCTGACTTCAAGATTCAGTGTATAAGAATTGGTGCGCTTCTGATTCAAGTTCCTTGCAAAGACtacttattctaaggctacactGCCTGACTACAAAGCAATTATTAATTCTCTTCAAAATACAATTGATACCAAATCAATTCACATATCATCCAGAAAATTCACTGAGTAATCTGAAGAAATTAATGTGATCCAGGGTTTGTCACTCATCACCAACCACGATCTATAAAAAATTATAGTTCAACTGTTACTAGGACATGCTCTGTTTATATTATAGATCTTCTCGACATATAGTTAGGAACAAgcagtggttccatggtgtaatggtcagcACTCTGGACTTTGAATCCAGtgatccgagttcaaatctcggtggaacctgacttaTGAATTTGGTGCGCTTCTGATTTAAGACTTTGCATAGACtacttattctaaggctacaataaagcaattattaattaatgaGCTTTAACCTTAATGTGCTTTTAGTTAATTTATCAGGAAAAATGTAAGGGTTTGAGTCTGAGTGACTTAATATATTCAATAAAACAGTACCACTCAGCACTTACATATATTTCACAGAATGGGATGGGTGTCTTTGCACATTTCACACCAACTGGTGATTGTGTTAAAATAATCTGAGTGTCCATGTGCTGGTGGGtcttaaaataaagtgaaatacgGCACATTTCCCTCTGAGCTCTGTTTGCTGCATTGTTCAGGTTTTGATCAGAAGAGTGACATGTATTGTATTAAGCTTCCTAAGTTTTATTTCactcactgttttgttttcacaccttGATTAATCATCCACTGATCTAGTCAGATTTGTCTTGACCACTCGTCCGTCTCTTTGTCCCCTCAGACCTGCCAGGTAGACCTGAGGTTTGGGCACGTTGCTCGCTCCATCTCTCTTGCTTTGACAGGCGGCGTCTTTGGGCGGCCACGTCTGAGTGGCGTTTTCCCGCCGCATGTGGCTCAGATCAGTCTGTGCTGAGTGCGTCACTTTTGTCCGAAGATCAGCCTAGAATACGAAAACACAGATGACTCATTACAATGACAAGGTTCATAATTTGTTGAAATTCTCTTCACATCTGGATAGCCACTGAAAATAAGGAAGtatggaaaagaagaaaaaaatatagtCTGAGTGTGTATATGTTGGCAATATCAGACTGAAACTGAGGCTACCATATATcccaccccctctctctcttggcTAAGCTCCGCCCCCACATAGAACATCCACTGCTAGAAGCCAAATGGAGGAAACCACGCAGGTTAGCACAGCAAATCCTTCTGCTTGGTCTGAAAGAAATAAATGCTCATGATTATTTGTGACAGGACTCCAAAGGCTACAGACActagacttttttcttttgctgcttttctacTACATGGTCCCACCACGCCTCGCCTCGGAACAGCATGGCTCGACTCTACAtgtttggtttggttggttttcatAACAatgtagtacctcctcaacgtgggtggggtcatcacagcacggctgcatggaACTATgattttatacgtgacacacacaagtgtgactagtgacttgtaaagcacttgttttccatgtactgaatcattagaatcagttaattaaaaagatttgttcagtacttcctacatgatctccatctgacacagtcactggactgaaatatgatcgccggctttcagcaatGCTGTTGCTAactacaccagactcctgtaaaatattgagattttagacatttccgtgcTGCTAAATGTCTAAAATAGGGGTGCGGTAGCTCAGTAGTTAAGACCTGTACCCCGTGTGCAGcaacatcatggtcacaagttcaactccacccctggctggtTGTActtaagtcactttggataaaagtgtctgctaaatgacatgtaatgtaaatctTGGAGATTAACTCGGTTTTCAGGAATTTTAAGTCATCTTTACCAATcgacagttcagcattgttcagtttgattcttgtgtcggacttcttgctcatgactcttccagtgacgacactctgaccaatcagtggccggcagtctgacgaagTTACGAACACtttcggctcagctcgcttggaaccttggctgagcaggtactaaaaaatgTACCAGGCAAGTCGAGTTGCCCTAGGACCACgtagtatgtgtgtatgaaatAGCCTGGATGGGCAGATACAAAGAGCTTTGAAAACAATGGCATATTAACCCACATTCAACTCAACTATCAGAAAAGCTTTATTACTAATGCTGATGCTGTGATGTTTGGTGCCAAAAAGACCTCAAAGGAAAGAGCTATTTCTAAAACTACACAGTGATTATGTGCAAAAACGGAGTCCTTTGAATTCTGACTCACCAGTTTGATAGCTTTTCGTCGCAGCTCCCACTCGTTCCACTCGTATGACTGGACGATGTTTCCCTCCACTGGGTGGATGTCAGTCTGTGTGCTGATCTCACACTTCGTGATGGATTTCACCAATAAACTCTCTCCTGGCTCCAACTGCAATAGCAGTAGTCACTATTTGTCAATTAATAGTTAACTGACATTTCAGTGCCCAGATAAGCTATGATaaaaatgattataataatacacGATACAttccccacaccaaactccaaaATTAAGCAATTTCACATCACAGTGTACAAGATTTTTatatccactgctgcttccattaaAAAGTTCAAatctgtcattttgtgactactgtgtttgaaatccttaatTCAGATTTACATGGATGACCTGCTCTTTTTCCTTGTGTCACCACTGGCCGTGCCCAATGATTACTTTAAATACCACTCtctaaaaaacctgaactatcacttttcccaaaaaaataaacctttgtTTGTTCCTTTGAACTGTAGATGCGCTAAGTCACGGTGTAGTTTGACTTTAAAACCTAAGTGGTTACCTGTGGACCACAAACAGCTGGCACAGTGTTATTCTTTGCTAGTCATGTCAAAGTTACGAACAGTGGCTTTAATCAAATGTACTGCACATGAGTGTGTGCTTAGTCAGACAGTGAAGAGGACTCACCTCAGTGTATGGAGTGACACGGGAGACCTGTTGATGGAGTTGGAGCAGCTGAATGAGTTCAGGGGAGAGCTTGGCTTTTTCTGCAACCTCTGTTATGAAGTCATCTGGACAGGAGGCAAATTTTAAGGCAGCTTCTTTGGAGCTAAAAACATAGTGCTTTTCTTTGTGCTTCAAGACTCCAATGTGTGGATTACCTGCAAGAAGTAATGAGGCATattaaaaaatcaaaaagatGTAAATAGATGAATTCAAatcaatttatttgtatagtgccaaatcataacatacattatctcaaggcactgtacatagacaacatcatgaaGAGCAgaaaaacccaacaattcacccattgagcaaacactaggcaccagtgaagagaaaaaaactcccttttatcAGGAAGAAAACCTAACAGAACCAgactcgaccggttggggtgaaaggaaaaatgtaggacagaaaggggggagagaaaagacaagagggagatgaggtagagacagaagagaccaggagcagatatacaacaattgtatcaagttaaaagtttagacaggacagttctgagtcagtgatgacatgtttataggactacaatgtcatttatataagcagcagcagaaattgtTGATACTGGATAATACAGTAAGAGCATTACCTGGAAGCAGAAGCCCATCTCTATTCACGAGTGTGTAACCACACACTCCATTATACTGCAGCAACAGATCATTAAAACTATCTGTTGTTTCAGGCAGGAGCCATTCCTGTGTCTTCATCTCCGATGGAACAATACGCTcatctgaaagacaaaaaaatgttcagtttttctATGATATTAATAATTTTAGACAATGTGTCAGTGTCCTACCTGAAGACTCAGTCATTCTCTGCTCATCTGTCTTCACATCAGTCGCCCCCAGCAGGTCATCCAAATACGCCTCAGAGAAGATCTCAGCCTGAGAGGCCAGGAAGAGCTGCAGATTGTGTGTAATGTTACTGAGGATGTTCAGCAGCTCAGCCTCATCCTGAAGTCCAGTCCACACCTTTGACAGGGCTTTGAACAGGGGCTGAAAGATAATGTCAAAATAATGAACTGAAGAATAACCAAAGCAGCATAAAAAATATAAACGTAAGAAAAGGTTCTCAGTTAAACTTTAAGCTGTGAACCAAGTGAGAGGTCCCACTGTTAGGAAAACATCCAGACTACAGCTCTGTCCTAACATGAGTTCAACCTTCATTTGAGATGAAAGCAAATACGCATGTTTGTCAAAATGGTGAACTATTCCTTTTGAAGATACTATGACGATAACAGCAGATACAGTCAAAGACAACCAAACAACGCTCAAAAAGGTATCATTTATGTAttaaaattgcaatttgaaacaataCAATGATCTAATGCTTTTATGAGGAGTTGAACCAAAGAGCTTTGCATGAAAAAAGGGGCAGGATTAAAAAGGCAGGGCTTTAAATGAGATTTGAAAACATTAAAGGTAACAGAACATCTATTAACTGAGATGATTAATTACAGTGAAAAGGACACTTACAAAGACCTGTGTAGTGGGAACAGCTGCCTTTGacttcactctctctttcagCAGCTTCATGTGAGTCGACAGCTCCGTCTGCAGGAATTCAACATGCTTGGTGCAAAGATGACTGTCAGCCTGGTggtaaaaggaaagaaatgtaTTTCAGAAATATAACATGTGAATTCAccagttattttgttttatttaaagaaaacatttaattaaattgaaaaaagtGTATATACAACAAATAAGCATGATCGTATTAGGGCTTAATCATTTGGGTAACATATCTTCATGTGCTTGTATGTTTTTCTGAAGGATATTGAGATTTGATTTGTCATAATCTACCTTAAATTCAATATTCTCTATAacagatttgaaatgtgttggAGCATTGTCCCAAGGCAGCTTCAAAATGGGTATTCTAGAAAAAACCAAAATGAGAGCAACACCGATGGCAAGTGAGTGGAGCAACCTCATTCCATGGGGGATGTCTTCCACAGTGTGAGGCTTTTGAAAATTTGAGGTGAAAAGGGGGCATTCTACAGCTCCCTAAGGGGGAAATTATTACAGCTCCGTTAAACAAGCACCTAGGTTTGTCCGTCAAAACTCGCACACAGGCTGCGATAGTCGAATGATCACATGAAGTCACATGATCCTGTATATGAGGATATGAAATGTCATGAAAATATGTACTGCACCGACGATGTGGACAGATTTTGGAGTCATTAAGCATTTTCTAGCAGGCAGGAATATTGTTTACTGGCatcagtttgacatttttacaggaAAGCGTTTTTACGCAAGACTGCATGTAGAGTAAACTAATGAATAGCATCACACACTAAATCTGCAGTGCGCATGAGAAAAGTAAGAGGGTGCAGTTTCAGAAAAAACCCTGATACAtattaagatatatatatattaaaaaaaaaaaaaacgttatttGTCCACAGGAGCAGAACACTtagaaaatagttttaaaatagATAGGATTTTTTCcaacatgtatgtatttttaagtttttcttatttttactttgcATGGGTTATGGAACAATCAATAGTAGAAGGATGAAATTGCAGCATTTGTGATGCTAATTGAATTGTGTTTCACTGcagttttgatttgaaaaccaATGATTGTAGAGCCCAAGTTTATATTAGTGTATAATTGGTTTAGActaaaactgtttgttttatgttgccTTAAAATAAGCACTTTAAGGAGGCAGACGTCTTTATTTAGTAAACTAAGATGgctcacacatttaaaaaggggAATGCGTGTTTGTCCATTCGAGCTGCTTTAGAAACATGGTGAGACAAGATGTCTGCCTCCTTAAAGTACTATCATGATTGGGACAGGGAGCATTAAGATTAGGAGTCTCACCTTTAATTGTCACTAATTCCTATAGCTATTATAGTGATGAAATATACCACAACTGCACAGACTATTGCTGTTTCCTCACCAGTAATGTTTTGAGGAAGACTTCGTGCTGCCTGACATTGTACAGAGCTTGTCTGAGCAGAACAATGGGCACGTCATGTTGTCCAGGTTCTTTGTCAGGGTCTGTTAGCTTCTCCAGCACAGTCGTATATTTCCACGCCAAACTCTGTGACACACTCAGCTTCTCTTCGATGCCTTTGCCGACGACTGGAAGAGCTTCAGTAAGAATTTCTGGCACTGCAGGGGAAGATTGAATAAGTATTATAACTATGACAGCATTGATGTAGTTGAAGATATGTAAAGACTGATGccagtttgaaaaagaaaaaacactcttTTAGACTGGGTTCTCAGACCATTAAGACACAACTGCTTCACACTTcacgttttatttgttttttgtaaaatttttgCAATATACCGAAGTAATGGCATAAAGAATTGAAAGGTACATGTCAAGTAATACTGTAACATTAATCAATTTCGAGCAACGTTGGATTCATGTAAAGCTTCATGCATTCTCCCGATGGGCATGCAATTTTGTTAGGCAGGCAGTAATTATGGGTCAAGAGGTAAAGTTTGATTTTGTGTGCAAATGACTGTGAGAGCATTTGTTTAGCAATTATATCACAAACGTAATACATTCCCTATGGAATGGTGACAGCTGTGTCACTTTTGTTTAATGTAGACCATTGTTCTTGTATGTCAGCTTACTGCCATACAAGAGAGGCCATGCCAGAGAGGAAAACCTTTGTTTGGTAACTCAGACTCAAATACTGAGGACCAAGGACTTGGGTCAGACTTTTCTTTAGGTGACTCAGACTCGGACTCAAACACTGGTAGCGTTGGACTTGACTTGACTGGTGACTTGGAATCAAACACAACTGCAACCTGAACTACGTACTCAAAGCTGCCAATATGGCTCACTAATTAGTAGGACGCAGTACTGTACTGATTTCATGGAGTTCCGTCTCCTGTGCTCCCTTCTTGCAGGCTTTGTTGAAGAGTCGTATCCCTGTTACGATCATGGTGAGTTCACTGAGTTgctgctccttctccttctttaaGAGCACCATGAAGGCTCCCAGTTCCGTTGGAGGAAAGACACTCTGCAGCGCAGCTGGGCCGAAGAGAGATCAAGAGTCAGGAGGATATAAAGTGAGATCAAAGATAAACAGGGATTAGCTTGATTCAGTCACAAGTAAATGAATGAGCTTTAACACACACTGGTGTTAAAGCTCattcaataaaatcaataaaatcatgATCCAGTTCATTACAAAGGTGTCAGTCTGTGGTCAATACAAACTATCAGTAGAGACAGTAGAATTTGGGTTTTAAACCTGTGGTGTATAAttttcaaatatgaaaatatatatcTGTTAAATTCACATATCGGTCTGTATTTTTCAGTATAGATGGACAGTGTTTAGATCTCCTCactgcaacagcaacattgcactagtaaagaGAGACGACATTGTTGGCACTGCCCTTTTATCCTACACAACTAAACTAAGATGgctcacacatttaaaaaggggAATGCATATTTGTTAATttgagctgctgtagaaacatggtgagACAAGATAAAAACAAGTGAGTGTGAAACCTGCAGCCTCTTGCACCGCATGGACGTGTGCAGGTGAGCCCATGCCGGAGCGAAGCAGAATGTAAGTGACTATTCTGTGGTACAGAGAATCCAGTTCTTCACGTGTTTTCACCCGACTGTCAGTGATGTCCCTGCTCACTGGACTCAGCCTCGACTCCACCACCTGCTGGATTTCCTCAAGAAACTCACCTGCGTGtaagcgcgcgcacacacacagagtcagattatacattatacattttgtaaaatatcCACTGTTATTTTATAGCTCATTATTTCAAAAGATAATATATCATgtccatttattcattcatgtttttgtatgtttcatgttttattacTTTTCTCCATTGTGGTTTTTGCattgtttgttaattttatcTGAATTTCCTTTGTAGATCGTTGTCCTCCAgttctgtcttgtttttaaaactatgacatttgctgttttgtattttgCGGTTTTTACCTTCATGTTTCCCCTGTTTCTAACTCTGGATATCCTACATTTGCCATGTCAATCAAAGCAATTTGTAAACTATAGATGCTATAAAAATTCATAAAGTTATAATTATTACATAATTTGCCAGGTCTAAAAACCTTGTTGTATACTTTGGGACATTAAGTAATTGATTGGGGcatgtaaaaaacattttaactgttacaagattaaaaaaggggggaaaaagtgtATATTTGTCAAGccattttcacttttaatgtctttaaaagaTTCAATAAGGTTTTTCCATAAAGGTTTTGGCACCTGCTACAATTTGGTCACACTAAGAATCAAGATCTATCACTAAGAATGTATTTCAGAAAGAAAATTGagcaaaaaaaattattacTTATTGCAAACTACTAGGTCACTCAACAGAAAATTATTATCACTGAATAGCTTTGCATTTtggtctgggttttttttggacatgaCATGAATATACAGTTAGCCAGTGTTAAAAGAGACAGATTAATTCATAAGGAGAAGAATTGTATGTAATTGTTAGATCCAGACACATAAACATTACTATTAATGAGCCTGCAGTTTTTGTTACTTACGTCGGGAGGTATAATTCATGTCAAAATACACTTGCATTTTGATCGTGTCAAGGGTTGGGCTGCACTTCTCCATGAGTTTATCCAGACACATCTGTAAGAAATATTGTGGATTTGAAAAATGCTGTATTTTCCATTGACCACTCTGAGCTTGTGAGGGAAATTCATAACCTGAGGTCAGCTGCTCTGTGCCTTTTGGATTAATAGATGAAAGGGGATTTTACATTAATTgtttgggtggtggtggtgtttttcCTGGAGTTGGTATCCATATAGCCTAACTGTTTCCTTCTAATTCCATATTCTTATCTTCATTATTTCTTCTTTGGTATTTTTtaacagaaatactgttctggTCTGGATGTAATCTTTCATGAAATTCATCCCAATCACATTGTAATTTTTATTTCTATCTTATTTCCTTTTATAAGCGTATTAAAAACCTTGTTATTGGTTCTTTggtaaattaaacattttaaattagtaaagaaaaaaggaaaccaGCAAGCATTTCACAcatgactttcaaaataaaattcagtcaaaataaCTTTGAGTAGTTAACTACAGAACAAACTGAACACAACGAATGaggttaaattaaaacataCCTCTTCAAGTTTCTGGATATCCTGTTTTGTCAGAGTTCGGTCAACATTAAACCCATTTCTTGGGTCCAAAACAACAGCTTTCACCTGAAAttcaatataaatacatactttttaaaaactgtaaCGCAGCGTTGTGATAGTCCACGTTGAAGGAAAACACATATTTTACTGGTTAAAACTTCAGAATAAAATTCTTGAGTTGTCAACTGTGCATATTGAcctacattattttattttttgacaaaaaggaAGTTGACAAATTACTTTGGAATTGATTAACATTGTGTAATgtggaacatttttaaattaatgcaTCTGTATTGATAATCGTATTTTCTTGTTAGTGTGTTTGTTATGCACCTCAAAACCAAAGCAAATCCATTGTATGCAATATAACAGATTCTGATTAGCATCTAGCTGGCCAGCTAGCTTCATTTCGAGTTTACTGACCATGAACGCCACCAAAGTGTCCGACACAGCGTGTCCCCTAGCCGCGCACTCCTGCACTATCTCACGGATAATGTTTTTAATCACGCTTTCTGCGTGAGCCCGAGACATTTCtacaaaaaaattacttttagtAGTCGCCGACAGTTTGCAGCAGCTTGTTGATGGCTGGTTGTCACGGTAACAGTGTTCATGTGACGTGTCCGCGAGTCCTCAGCTGCGTCGCACTTCGGGGGGGTGGTTCTGAACCAAAATGAGACACTGCGGTCAAAAACCTTTCACGCCTGTAGAACCGTTCTTCTACGTTAATATTTCTACAATATGGTTTTATTTGGTTTAGTTGGAGCGCACCTGTCGTGCTGCGTTCACGAACAATTAAAGAGTGGGACATTTCGCTTTAAGGGAAAAAAGGTTTCATCACACATCAAATCAGATCAGatgaaaagtattattattattattgttgttatcattattattatttatatagacGGATAAGGTCACACTTAATCATACTTAATGACTTGTCAGGGGCCTGAACATATTAGatcttttttttggacaaagcACAGACACAAACCAGGGACTGTGGTAGTGTCTCTGTTAATTTTTCATGTAAAGTTCAAATCAtgttatatatgtaaataagtgCAATAATTAGTGCCgtcaatcaattaaaaaaattaactaaTTCATCGCACAATTTTTTGTACTTTGCTGAgcaaaaactttatttatacaaaatatTTACCAAACACTTTATTACGACATTATTtctttcaatcatttctgtcCAAGGTCAACACACTCTGCTGTGGTACTGACTGTGTCCAATGTGGAAGTGGACATactttttaagtgtgttttctaGTACAGTTGATCGGTATGGTTCCGTTATTGTGACTAAGAAAGGGTAAATGTAAAATCTCCAGTTAACTGGTGTAGGAGACTTAAACACAAAATCTGGGATGCTGTGTTCATGAGTCAAACCTCGGATGCCCAGAGATTTCCCAAGTCTTGCTGTCACTTACTGCTTTTTCTTCCTGTAACAACTCTCAAGTCTCATGAGAATACACAGCAAGCGCTGGTTGTCATTACTGCTTCAATAATGTTGTACATGCTGAATGATAATTGAAGAGTCAGATTCACATCTGTAGGTCAACACATTCTGCACTGATACTCACCATATGTTCATATTGGTAGTTGGTATTCAACATGTAACTTGTGAGGATGAAGTAGAGGGCAGAGAGCTGGGTGTCATGGTGGATGCGACTGGTGCTGCAGGAATTGTGTCATATCCCAAAGTGGAAATGCTGAGGGCCAAGAAATCAGGACCAGATGTAACAGTGGAGAGATGAAGCCTGAGAAACATATTAGTTCAGCACTGCGAGAcaatcagtgatgtcacagaatCCCTCAACTTTTCCTCCATGCCGTCCGTCACATCATGCTCTTCTGTTGCCTCTGAATCAGGCTGCAGTGACTGAC
This Solea solea chromosome 3, fSolSol10.1, whole genome shotgun sequence DNA region includes the following protein-coding sequences:
- the cfap206 gene encoding cilia- and flagella-associated protein 206 isoform X2 — translated: MLNTNYQYEHMVKAVVLDPRNGFNVDRTLTKQDIQKLEEMCLDKLMEKCSPTLDTIKMQVYFDMNYTSRREFLEEIQQVVESRLSPVSRDITDSRVKTREELDSLYHRIVTYILLRSGMGSPAHVHAVQEAAAALQSVFPPTELGAFMVLLKKEKEQQLSELTMIVTGIRLFNKACKKGAQETELHEIMPEILTEALPVVGKGIEEKLSVSQSLAWKYTTVLEKLTDPDKEPGQHDVPIVLLRQALYNVRQHEVFLKTLLADSHLCTKHVEFLQTELSTHMKLLKERVKSKAAVPTTQVFPLFKALSKVWTGLQDEAELLNILSNITHNLQLFLASQAEIFSEAYLDDLLGATDVKTDEQRMTESSDERIVPSEMKTQEWLLPETTDSFNDLLLQYNGVCGYTLVNRDGLLLPGNPHIGVLKHKEKHYVFSSKEAALKFASCPDDFITEVAEKAKLSPELIQLLQLHQQVSRVTPYTELEPGESLLVKSITKCEISTQTDIHPVEGNIVQSYEWNEWELRRKAIKLADLRTKVTHSAQTDLSHMRRENATQTWPPKDAACQSKRDGASNVPKPQVYLAGLRGQRDGRVVKTNLTRSVDD
- the cfap206 gene encoding cilia- and flagella-associated protein 206 isoform X1, which encodes MSRAHAESVIKNIIREIVQECAARGHAVSDTLVAFMVKAVVLDPRNGFNVDRTLTKQDIQKLEEMCLDKLMEKCSPTLDTIKMQVYFDMNYTSRREFLEEIQQVVESRLSPVSRDITDSRVKTREELDSLYHRIVTYILLRSGMGSPAHVHAVQEAAAALQSVFPPTELGAFMVLLKKEKEQQLSELTMIVTGIRLFNKACKKGAQETELHEIMPEILTEALPVVGKGIEEKLSVSQSLAWKYTTVLEKLTDPDKEPGQHDVPIVLLRQALYNVRQHEVFLKTLLADSHLCTKHVEFLQTELSTHMKLLKERVKSKAAVPTTQVFPLFKALSKVWTGLQDEAELLNILSNITHNLQLFLASQAEIFSEAYLDDLLGATDVKTDEQRMTESSDERIVPSEMKTQEWLLPETTDSFNDLLLQYNGVCGYTLVNRDGLLLPGNPHIGVLKHKEKHYVFSSKEAALKFASCPDDFITEVAEKAKLSPELIQLLQLHQQVSRVTPYTELEPGESLLVKSITKCEISTQTDIHPVEGNIVQSYEWNEWELRRKAIKLADLRTKVTHSAQTDLSHMRRENATQTWPPKDAACQSKRDGASNVPKPQVYLAGLRGQRDGRVVKTNLTRSVDD